TAGGCAATAATATCATCTCGAAACTTTCTCGGAACAACACCTCTTTCACTACGCCTTAATGTAActacatacataggtacattTTCAGTTTGATCTTCTTTTCTTACTTTAGCGGTATAAATGTCATTTTCTTCAGCTTGGTTTTCTATGACACATTTTTATCAACACATTTCTCTTCTTCGTTTTTGAgagtttatttttgtgaattgaGTCTTACTCTCTCAGCTATAGGAATTGTCGTCGGTGGGTTACGATGTCCCGAAATAGTTCGATAGCTATTGATTTGATTTGGCCCACTAATAGCACAATTATGATTGAACTGTCATTCTAAATTTGATGTCGGCAATTTGGGTTGCTTGGTGTGCACATTATAACGACGGGGACCATGAGTGCTATCCGTTAGCATACGAATATCATGAACTTTTTCCACAAATTAGCGTGGGACAGGTGcgttgatttcaaaataaacatagTTTTAACTGCACTTATGTTTATACTTGCtatgaaaataattgtttaatattttccaaCGATTTCCAAAAGTAAAGTGGTTTGTTTGTCGGGTAGATATGATCTAGAAAGACGCTGCAAAAGGTCCATCTTATATTTATGGAAGCTCGCTTTTATAGTTTCTAAAGAATTACTTTACTATAGCGAAATTTACAAAGTTTAACTTTCAAAGGGTTTGTTCTTGGTTTTGTGctagtacaaaatggttttgaaattctTAATACATAAAAGTATTATATTCACTGAATCAAATTAATCGTGAAATGGTTTTTAAGTATAATTCGAATCTCTTTCTTTTGTGATAATCTGCATAGAGATAGAATACTaacaaatgttttgaatttatttattttataatttataatcacATGAACCATTTATTCGTTAACTTTTTCATGAAACACAATATTAAGATCACAAGTTTTCATATTCTTGTAGTCATCCAGCAGTCCTTCCAAATAAAGGGCTGGTAGTCGTCTATCAAACGGAAATCCCATACTACGTTGATCTGGATACTTTTCATCCTTCAAGCCACAGAATGAAAATGCATTATAATTTTTTCCTGCATTCTTTGTCTCACCCTTAAAACGAGCATTCAATTCCAGAAAACTTGGCTGGGCATTTAAAGTACCAAGTGAATCTTCTGATAGCATTATgaaaagtttaaacattttcccTTCAGGGGTACCCTTTGGCAGCAACATGTGACTCGGCCAACCACAGCTACAATAGTTCTTAAGACAAACTTCGGGATTATTCAAGTCTCCAGGGGCAGTGTTAGGCTTGAAGGTCTGATTGAAGGGAATTGTAACACTGGAATCTGTTGAGGAGCGGCGTATAATGTTTTGTCCTGGTTTCACTAtggattaatttattataagatatTATTGAATATATCTGCAGAATTCGAGCTTAACTTACAAACAACAGAAAAACGATCCATTTCGACGGCCATTAGACGTTGTTCGTCAAGTGTAAGTTCGATCATACGTTCATCTTCGATGGGCAATAAAAATATTCGACAAGTCGTCTCAATTATACCACCCGTATTATTAACAGATACACGATAGTCAAATGGCTCGTGAGCAAGATGCGTAAACCTAAAGGTAGCCGAAGACTCATTCTGGCGTCCATCGAGATTAACACCAATATCAACATCGCTCTTTTGCCAAAAGGTGTTCATAACATTTGGTTGGGACCCTTTTGACTTGCATATGGTTATGAAATCTTCGACAACAATTTGTTCACTTCCCAACTAAGGGTAAGATAATGATTagaatgattttaaattccTTGATTTCTCCATGTTTACCTCTTTTGGTTGATAAGGTGGCAAAAATGCCTTGTGTCTAGCGCCTAGAAGTTCTATAAACATATGCCAGCGGTAGAAAACTGGGTCTCTCATTGCGGTAATGGTGTCACCCATAACACTGTATTCTCGGGTATACTTTGAATCTGGATCATGGATATATGAGATAATCAAATGGCCCCTATTGTGAAGATCACCATAGAACTGGGGATTAATCGATAGCGCTGATGATTCTATAAGATTTCCAAGCAGATCGATCCCTGTTTTTTCATCCATTGGAATTTGATTTCCGGCGGGCTGAAAATCTTTTGTGAAAATGACTTTAGTTTAAGTTTTCCATTAGTACTCACGTCAAACACAGATCCCCGATCAATAGAACCGATTATTCGGTTCCTCCAAAGTTCAAGATCCGCCAGTGTTGTGATCAAATCGGGACGGTTCATGTCGTGTAACTTTTGTCCAGGCATTCGAGGTGGATATGTTCGATTCGAAACTGTATCTAAAAGTTTCGGATAGTAACCTTCCGGAATGGGTTCTCGTAGATTCGTGAGTGGTACAGTTCTTCCAAGATTATTGCATAACCGATCGAGATTATAGCGGGAAAGTATCTGATTGTGCATATACATAAAAAGTTCACCACGACGATCCTTCCGAACAACTTCAATGGGGCCATTGTTCGGGAAGACAAGATGCCAATGCCAATGATGCATATTGATACCGATATCCTCACGGAAATAATCCATTCGTTGTTCTTCTTCACGATTGAATGTATTCAATGGGACTTCAAAAACGTTCTTTAAAAGGAAAAATTGCATTTATGAAGAATtccttgaaaaatttgaaaaaaaaacaaacataccttttCTTGGCTTTCCAGAGGAACAATGCTTAATTCTTCTTTGGCATCTTGAATGATTGAAGGATCGATGAAGTTACCCGGAAATTGAGAAACAACAGAGGGTATTTCAATGCCTTTGGTGACTTGCATATGTTGCAGGGCTACTGAATAGGCGTATTGAAACAGAAACGGGTTCACACGGTCTCTGAGgaagttggaaaaaaattaaggataaaaaacttaaacattttgaaaagaccGAAACCACAGAACTTTATggggttttcttttaaaaaaattggattttaaattaaaataaataattgtaattataaTTGTCCGTAGCTGTTAGAACATGAACGTCGAGGGTAAATTCCtagaaaatttaaatccataatattaattttagatcaaaaaaaattcaatttatttttcccaatggaattaaaaaaagggacatcaacattttgataatttaaactttttctggCAAATGGAAGCAAAAAGACTGACAAAATAGCCAATTCCTCACCTTATATACGCTGCCATCGAAATCAGACTCTTTGGATCCTTTTGCGCCATCAGCAACGAAATTAACTGAGAACTGACATTTCTGTCATTTGGATTGAACAATGTAAATGGTGCTTTTCTT
This window of the Eupeodes corollae chromosome 3, idEupCoro1.1, whole genome shotgun sequence genome carries:
- the LOC129949398 gene encoding phenoloxidase 1-like, which translates into the protein MAQGLLPNQTTQALWLLSQNPQQLVFIPRGPIALDVPKSFFPPRLAGKADKIFDQYEGNPWLKRISVLDIQEPNLDFAARHGRKAPFTLFNPNDRNVSSQLISLLMAQKDPKSLISMAAYIRDRVNPFLFQYAYSVALQHMQVTKGIEIPSVVSQFPGNFIDPSIIQDAKEELSIVPLESQEKNVFEVPLNTFNREEEQRMDYFREDIGINMHHWHWHLVFPNNGPIEVVRKDRRGELFMYMHNQILSRYNLDRLCNNLGRTVPLTNLREPIPEGYYPKLLDTVSNRTYPPRMPGQKLHDMNRPDLITTLADLELWRNRIIGSIDRGSVFDPAGNQIPMDEKTGIDLLGNLIESSALSINPQFYGDLHNRGHLIISYIHDPDSKYTREYSVMGDTITAMRDPVFYRWHMFIELLGARHKAFLPPYQPKELGSEQIVVEDFITICKSKGSQPNVMNTFWQKSDVDIGVNLDGRQNESSATFRFTHLAHEPFDYRVSVNNTGGIIETTCRIFLLPIEDERMIELTLDEQRLMAVEMDRFSVVLKPGQNIIRRSSTDSSVTIPFNQTFKPNTAPGDLNNPEVCLKNYCSCGWPSHMLLPKGTPEGKMFKLFIMLSEDSLGTLNAQPSFLELNARFKGETKNAGKNYNAFSFCGLKDEKYPDQRSMGFPFDRRLPALYLEGLLDDYKNMKTCDLNIVFHEKVNE